One Pullulanibacillus sp. KACC 23026 DNA segment encodes these proteins:
- a CDS encoding glycosyltransferase family 4 protein, which yields MRILIAHRGKYPNIGGVAAYITQLKQGLESKGHQVDLLARTDSFFRFYLNNRNHEFDITKLYQNLKPNIKKRIENLGEIDAYFKQAEIDRYIYGEVASYFGLEKYDVIHAQDLQSAYALSFIKPEKTPLIGTVHGTPIYNKLLDEGLSYESKSWEFSKSYDREAANSSDQWILPSEWMKHFLINSYSVPEQKLSVVHHGIDLNLFNKKMEEQVTLPPSSNKTVIACPARLTEVKGHKYLFEALAKLKKDREDWICWLIGDGNLENELRKQVAELNLDEHVVFLGYQSNVPAVLKKSDIVVLASLQENQPYAVMEGQLAGKPVVATNVGGIPEMIAHNKTGLLSKGQNSNGLYVNLKKLLDDKELRDTLGSNAQKFAMKAWDLERMINDTISVYTKS from the coding sequence ATGAGGATTTTAATTGCACATCGAGGCAAATACCCTAATATCGGCGGGGTTGCTGCCTATATTACACAATTGAAACAAGGACTTGAAAGTAAAGGTCATCAAGTGGACCTTCTTGCAAGAACCGACTCTTTTTTTCGATTTTATTTAAATAATAGAAATCATGAGTTTGATATAACAAAATTATATCAAAATCTAAAACCAAATATCAAAAAAAGGATCGAAAACTTAGGGGAAATTGATGCTTACTTCAAACAGGCTGAAATTGACCGTTATATTTATGGAGAAGTGGCTTCCTATTTTGGATTAGAGAAGTATGATGTCATCCATGCACAGGACCTTCAATCCGCTTATGCGTTATCATTCATAAAACCTGAGAAAACACCTTTGATAGGGACGGTTCATGGAACTCCTATCTATAATAAATTACTGGATGAGGGGTTGTCTTATGAGTCTAAGTCATGGGAGTTTTCAAAAAGCTATGACAGAGAAGCTGCAAACTCAAGCGATCAATGGATTCTTCCATCGGAATGGATGAAACACTTCCTTATCAATTCGTATTCGGTACCTGAACAAAAGCTGTCGGTTGTCCATCATGGGATTGATTTAAATCTTTTTAATAAAAAGATGGAAGAACAGGTTACCCTACCTCCTTCGTCTAATAAAACCGTGATTGCCTGCCCGGCAAGACTAACTGAGGTTAAGGGCCATAAATACCTATTTGAGGCTTTGGCAAAGCTGAAGAAGGACAGGGAAGATTGGATTTGCTGGCTAATTGGTGATGGGAACTTAGAAAATGAGTTGAGAAAACAAGTCGCAGAGCTTAACTTAGATGAACATGTTGTCTTTCTTGGTTATCAGAGTAATGTCCCGGCCGTCTTGAAGAAATCTGATATTGTCGTGTTAGCTAGTTTACAGGAAAATCAACCGTATGCGGTTATGGAAGGTCAATTGGCCGGTAAACCCGTTGTCGCAACTAATGTGGGGGGGATTCCTGAAATGATTGCACACAACAAAACGGGACTATTGTCAAAGGGACAAAATAGTAATGGATTATATGTTAACTTAAAAAAGCTGTTGGACGATAAAGAATTAAGGGATACTTTAGGATCAAATGCACAAAAGTTTGCCATGAAAGCTTGGGATTTAGAACGAATGATTAATGATACGATTTCAGTTTATACCAAATCTTAG